In a genomic window of Prochlorococcus marinus subsp. marinus str. CCMP1375:
- a CDS encoding site-specific integrase yields MNFTSELLIVNQKIASKGIKLRIEQRGKRLCLRGPLPCQKNPNKTKDQRISLGLDANIKELQQAEKTLHFLYLQIQHNQFDWKHWSTSKSKISTNKKFLDVEEAIKDFELFFFNDPIRNKSKAGSRTNWKCAYLPYLRRLSIIAQSNNESLNKNLFLKTLSSYSENSRSRQQCGTTLKALAKYSDIQLPENWRDLAYGYGLHQARFRKLPSDSLIEKTFFMIPNPRWRLVYGLMATYGLRNHEVFFCDLSCLSEGEDKILRVFPNTKTGEHQVWPFQPEWINRFKLNALSYETNLLPEINTDLNKTTLQNVGRRVSEQFRRYNLPLTPYDLRHAWAVRTIHIGLPDSVAARMMGHSVAIHTRTYHHWITRRDQQQAVDKALGGKNL; encoded by the coding sequence ATGAACTTTACAAGTGAACTTTTGATTGTTAATCAAAAGATTGCCTCTAAAGGGATAAAGCTTCGGATTGAGCAGCGTGGCAAACGACTTTGCTTACGCGGGCCCCTACCATGTCAAAAAAATCCAAATAAAACTAAAGACCAACGAATAAGTTTAGGTTTAGACGCAAATATAAAAGAACTTCAACAAGCTGAAAAAACTCTTCATTTTTTATATTTACAAATTCAACACAATCAATTTGATTGGAAGCACTGGTCTACAAGTAAATCAAAAATATCTACTAACAAAAAGTTTTTAGATGTTGAAGAAGCTATAAAAGATTTTGAATTATTTTTCTTTAATGATCCTATTAGAAACAAATCAAAGGCTGGCAGTCGTACCAATTGGAAATGTGCTTACTTACCATATCTTCGAAGACTTAGTATTATAGCTCAAAGTAATAATGAGAGTTTAAATAAGAATTTATTCCTTAAGACATTATCTAGTTATTCAGAAAATAGTCGTAGCAGGCAGCAATGTGGTACGACTTTAAAAGCACTTGCCAAATATTCAGATATTCAATTGCCAGAAAACTGGAGAGACTTGGCATATGGATATGGATTGCATCAAGCAAGATTTAGAAAGTTACCAAGCGACAGCCTTATTGAAAAAACATTTTTCATGATCCCAAATCCAAGATGGAGATTAGTTTATGGCCTCATGGCAACTTACGGTCTTAGAAATCATGAGGTGTTCTTTTGTGATCTTTCATGTCTCAGCGAAGGTGAAGACAAAATATTAAGAGTATTTCCTAATACAAAAACTGGGGAACATCAAGTATGGCCATTTCAACCCGAATGGATCAACCGATTTAAATTAAATGCACTTTCTTATGAAACAAATTTACTTCCAGAGATAAACACTGATCTCAATAAAACCACTCTCCAAAATGTAGGTAGAAGAGTTTCCGAACAATTCCGAAGATATAATCTTCCTTTAACCCCATATGACTTAAGACATGCATGGGCTGTTCGCACTATTCACATAGGTCTCCCTGATAGTGTTGCCGCACGCATGATGGGTCATTCGGTTGCAATACATACGCGCACTTATCACCATTGGATTACTCGAAGAGATCAGCAACAAGCTGTTGACAAAGCTTTAGGTGGCAAAAATCTTTAA
- the hemH gene encoding ferrochelatase: protein MTRVGVLLMNLGGPERIKDVGPFLYNLFSDPEIIRLPLPIFQKPLAWFISTLRSSKSQKAYQAIGGGSPLRRITEQQARELQSALRNRGINATSYVAMRYWHPFTESAVEDIKADNINEVVVLPLYPHFSISTSGSSFRELRRLREVDKEFQKLSIRCIRSWFDNTGYIASMAELIEQEISSCESPNAAHICFTAHGVPKSYVEEAGDPYKDEIQDCALLIIDKVEKSLGFSNSYTLSYQSRVGPEEWLKPYTEEVLEELGANGVKELIVVPISFVSEHIETLQEIDIEYKKIALNNGIINFRRVKALDTYPLFINGLADLVASCLSGPEISLDEAAKLPEKVKLYPQEKWQWGWNNSAEVWNGRVAMFVFIICFFELVIGNGPLHYIGLL from the coding sequence ATGACTCGTGTTGGCGTCCTTTTAATGAATCTGGGAGGGCCCGAGCGAATTAAAGATGTTGGCCCATTTTTATATAACCTTTTTTCAGACCCTGAGATAATTAGATTACCCCTCCCAATTTTTCAAAAACCTTTAGCTTGGTTTATAAGTACTCTTAGAAGTTCAAAATCTCAAAAAGCTTATCAAGCAATTGGTGGCGGCTCTCCTCTAAGAAGAATTACTGAACAACAAGCAAGGGAATTACAGAGCGCGCTGCGTAATAGGGGAATTAATGCAACTAGTTATGTTGCTATGAGATATTGGCATCCTTTTACTGAGTCTGCTGTTGAGGATATTAAGGCAGATAATATTAATGAAGTTGTTGTACTTCCCCTTTATCCTCATTTCTCAATAAGTACAAGTGGGTCAAGTTTCAGAGAGTTGCGACGTTTGCGTGAGGTAGATAAAGAGTTTCAAAAACTATCTATAAGATGTATTCGAAGTTGGTTTGACAACACTGGATATATAGCTTCCATGGCAGAATTAATCGAACAAGAAATCTCTTCCTGCGAGTCTCCAAATGCAGCACATATTTGCTTTACAGCACATGGAGTCCCAAAAAGTTATGTGGAAGAAGCAGGTGATCCTTATAAAGATGAAATACAAGATTGCGCTCTGTTGATTATCGATAAGGTTGAAAAATCCCTTGGATTTAGTAATTCTTATACTCTTTCTTATCAAAGTAGAGTAGGCCCTGAGGAGTGGCTAAAGCCATATACAGAAGAAGTGTTAGAAGAGCTTGGAGCTAATGGAGTAAAGGAGTTGATAGTAGTGCCAATAAGCTTTGTCAGTGAACATATAGAAACCCTTCAGGAAATTGATATTGAGTATAAAAAGATAGCCCTTAACAATGGAATAATTAATTTTCGTAGAGTTAAGGCTTTAGATACATACCCTTTATTTATTAATGGGCTTGCTGATTTAGTTGCCTCTTGTCTTAGCGGTCCAGAAATAAGCCTAGACGAAGCTGCTAAATTACCTGAAAAAGTTAAGCTTTACCCTCAAGAAAAATGGCAATGGGGTTGGAATAATAGTGCTGAAGTATGGAATGGAAGGGTTGCAATGTTTGTTTTTATTATTTGTTTCTTTGAGTTGGTGATTGGCAATGGCCCTTTACATTACATTGGTCTTCTTTGA
- the ilvB gene encoding biosynthetic-type acetolactate synthase large subunit — protein MTLSSSPFGIGDSTKKEQNQILGADALMESLKNHGVDTIFGYPGGAILPIYDAVYKAEKAGWVKHILVRHEQGGAHAADGYARSTGKVGVCFGTSGPGATNLVTGIATAQMDSVPLVVITGQVPRPAIGTDAFQETDIFGITLPIVKHSWVVRDPSEIASVIAQAFFIASSGRPGPVLVDIPKDVGQELFDYQPVQPGSLIPAGFTPPQKPDPVAISKALDLIERAKKPLLYVGGGVISASAHDTLFAIAKRYHLPVTTTLMGKGAFDERESLSVGMLGMHGTAYANFAVTECDLLVAIGARFDDRVTGRLDSFAANAKVVHFEVDPAEINKNRVADVAVLGDLAISLSDLHELSKRRTVKPNTQEWLAQIEEWKIKYPLLIPSKEGEIYPQEVLIEIRDLAPDAYITTDVGQHQMWAAQYLRNSPRHWISSAGLGTMGFGVPAALGVQVALPKQQVICIAGDASILMNIQELGTISQYQLNTKIIIINNHWQGMVRQWQQSFYDERYSATNMLNGEPNFVALANAFGVGGVIIKERNSLKEKLKEALNSEGPMLIDVHVRRDENCYPMVPPGKSNAEMVGLPD, from the coding sequence GTGACTCTGTCGTCTTCACCTTTTGGTATAGGTGATTCAACAAAAAAGGAGCAAAATCAGATTCTAGGGGCAGATGCCCTTATGGAATCTCTTAAAAATCACGGTGTCGATACTATTTTTGGGTACCCTGGAGGAGCTATCCTTCCTATCTATGATGCGGTTTATAAAGCAGAAAAAGCAGGTTGGGTAAAACATATTTTAGTTAGACATGAGCAAGGTGGTGCTCATGCAGCTGATGGATATGCAAGGTCCACAGGAAAAGTTGGTGTATGTTTTGGCACCTCAGGACCAGGAGCAACAAATTTGGTTACAGGAATTGCCACAGCTCAAATGGACTCTGTTCCATTGGTTGTTATTACTGGACAAGTCCCAAGACCAGCTATTGGAACTGACGCCTTTCAAGAAACAGATATTTTTGGTATTACTCTCCCAATTGTTAAGCATTCTTGGGTTGTAAGAGATCCTTCTGAAATAGCATCTGTTATTGCCCAAGCTTTTTTTATTGCTTCTTCTGGGCGCCCAGGACCAGTCCTAGTTGACATTCCAAAAGATGTTGGCCAAGAACTTTTTGATTATCAACCTGTTCAGCCAGGTTCTTTAATCCCTGCAGGCTTTACTCCTCCTCAAAAGCCAGACCCAGTGGCTATATCTAAAGCGCTGGATTTAATTGAAAGAGCTAAAAAGCCACTTTTATATGTAGGAGGAGGAGTTATTTCTGCAAGTGCTCATGACACTTTATTTGCTATTGCCAAGCGATATCACTTGCCTGTTACGACAACATTGATGGGTAAAGGTGCATTTGATGAACGTGAATCTCTTTCTGTGGGGATGTTAGGGATGCATGGCACTGCATATGCCAATTTCGCAGTAACTGAATGCGATTTATTAGTAGCTATAGGAGCACGTTTTGACGACCGAGTGACTGGAAGACTTGATTCATTTGCAGCAAATGCAAAAGTTGTTCATTTTGAAGTAGACCCTGCAGAAATTAACAAAAACAGAGTTGCAGATGTTGCGGTTTTAGGAGATTTAGCAATTAGTCTTTCTGATTTACATGAACTTAGCAAAAGAAGAACTGTTAAACCAAATACTCAAGAATGGTTGGCTCAAATAGAAGAGTGGAAGATTAAATATCCACTTTTAATACCTTCAAAAGAAGGGGAAATATATCCACAAGAAGTATTGATTGAAATTAGAGATTTAGCACCAGATGCTTATATAACAACTGATGTGGGCCAACATCAAATGTGGGCAGCTCAATATTTAAGAAATAGTCCACGTCATTGGATTAGCAGTGCAGGATTGGGAACAATGGGTTTCGGAGTACCTGCTGCCTTAGGAGTGCAAGTTGCTTTGCCAAAACAACAAGTGATTTGCATTGCAGGTGATGCAAGCATTTTGATGAATATTCAAGAATTAGGGACTATCTCGCAATATCAATTAAATACAAAAATAATTATCATTAATAATCATTGGCAAGGTATGGTGCGACAATGGCAGCAAAGTTTTTATGATGAAAGGTATTCAGCAACTAATATGTTAAACGGGGAGCCGAATTTTGTTGCTTTAGCTAATGCTTTTGGAGTTGGAGGCGTGATTATTAAAGAGCGTAATTCATTGAAAGAAAAGTTAAAAGAAGCTCTTAATTCCGAAGGACCAATGCTCATTGATGTTCATGTCCGTAGAGATGAGAATTGTTATCCAATGGTTCCACCAGGTAAAAGCAATGCTGAAATGGTTGGTTTGCCTGATTAG
- a CDS encoding thermonuclease-like protein, producing the protein MIGLFLRRLKAFICISIFIFIIPFKALPAEVLQVSSPSIIQIGDNNRNYKVKLACINIEPSKESEALNWMKSTLPRHSKVNLLPQRSEDGILLAELIKLRSNQDIAKSMSEMGFGEYYCRD; encoded by the coding sequence ATGATTGGTTTATTTCTTAGAAGACTGAAGGCCTTTATATGTATTTCTATTTTTATTTTCATAATACCTTTTAAGGCTTTGCCTGCAGAAGTATTACAGGTTTCAAGCCCTTCTATTATACAAATAGGAGATAATAATAGAAATTATAAGGTTAAGCTTGCTTGCATCAATATTGAACCTTCAAAAGAGAGCGAAGCTCTAAATTGGATGAAATCCACACTACCAAGACACTCAAAAGTTAACTTATTGCCACAACGATCTGAAGATGGTATTTTACTTGCTGAATTAATCAAATTGCGCTCAAATCAAGATATTGCAAAGTCGATGTCAGAGATGGGTTTTGGAGAGTATTACTGTAGAGATTAA
- the pgeF gene encoding peptidoglycan editing factor PgeF — MSKKKVLIRNKDWITIKDNGIIYLQSKLLLDNGFNHGFFTKVSGDNKNKSLSKLFSPGTCIYSLHQVHGSEIIKTSELSSNKLKKADGIFSDQDNQGLWIYTADCIPILIGDMKNRYVAAVHSGWRGLAKGILRNTIETIKEWGFDKQNLLIALGPAISINNYIVSKSTINSIYLDFNKNKNYQFNDFIKYMISTGCIKITNTPEEFLLDIRLTAKIQLKNEGIKENQISINSNCTYSESSYFQSWRREKIKSRQWSFISSN; from the coding sequence TTGAGTAAGAAAAAAGTACTAATAAGAAATAAAGATTGGATTACCATAAAAGACAATGGAATTATCTACTTACAATCCAAACTTCTCTTAGATAATGGATTCAATCATGGATTCTTTACAAAAGTATCAGGTGATAATAAAAACAAAAGCCTAAGCAAACTATTTTCTCCTGGTACATGCATTTATTCTTTACATCAAGTGCATGGAAGTGAAATAATAAAAACTTCGGAACTAAGTTCTAATAAATTAAAAAAGGCCGATGGTATTTTTAGTGATCAAGACAATCAAGGTTTATGGATATATACAGCTGATTGCATCCCTATTTTAATAGGTGACATGAAAAATAGATATGTTGCTGCTGTACATTCTGGCTGGAGAGGGTTAGCAAAAGGCATACTACGAAACACTATAGAAACCATAAAGGAGTGGGGGTTTGATAAACAAAACTTGTTAATAGCGCTAGGTCCAGCAATAAGTATTAATAATTATATAGTAAGTAAAAGTACAATTAATAGTATCTACTTAGACTTTAACAAGAACAAAAACTATCAATTCAATGATTTTATTAAATACATGATTAGCACTGGTTGTATTAAAATCACAAATACTCCAGAAGAGTTTCTATTAGATATTAGATTAACTGCAAAAATTCAGTTGAAGAATGAAGGAATAAAAGAAAATCAGATTAGCATAAATTCTAATTGTACATATTCAGAGTCAAGTTATTTCCAATCTTGGCGTAGAGAAAAGATCAAATCAAGGCAATGGAGCTTTATCTCATCCAATTAA
- a CDS encoding Tab2/Atab2 family RNA-binding protein translates to MEDPNNVGKPLNKADWEVDFYSRPVIEIDGKKRWELLISSTQDFSGAETFRWEKKCPANEVNSIWLSEALKEALEDSSKQGWAFPKRLRCWRTSMKTMITKASEKVGIEVIESRRTFSLHEWLLQRDKDVYPNEEGYISAPIPPNPSIDFTQPEPLPEALRGDAWSFSSLSIEAIRGAREWPMEFNALLPIKKSLEGNIEIPGLRMFSKTRALPLSAWLSGLEPVRLLVENNQLLLESGQESLWLVTDMSKDYAEKVKDSLINGKANADGIQFIAIQTSPEEESFTGFWMLKDIDLI, encoded by the coding sequence ATGGAAGACCCTAACAACGTAGGAAAACCCCTTAACAAGGCAGATTGGGAAGTTGACTTTTATTCGCGACCAGTAATAGAGATTGATGGAAAAAAAAGATGGGAATTACTAATCTCAAGCACTCAAGATTTTTCAGGTGCAGAGACTTTCCGTTGGGAAAAAAAATGTCCGGCAAATGAAGTCAATTCCATTTGGCTCAGTGAAGCATTAAAAGAAGCCTTAGAAGATTCTTCAAAACAAGGGTGGGCCTTTCCTAAAAGATTGCGCTGTTGGCGGACATCTATGAAAACAATGATCACAAAAGCATCAGAAAAAGTTGGGATAGAAGTTATTGAAAGCCGAAGGACTTTTTCTCTTCACGAATGGTTATTACAAAGAGACAAAGATGTTTATCCCAATGAAGAAGGCTATATATCTGCACCAATACCACCAAATCCCTCCATAGACTTTACTCAACCAGAACCTCTTCCTGAAGCACTTAGAGGAGATGCTTGGAGCTTTTCTTCACTATCTATTGAGGCAATTAGGGGAGCCCGTGAATGGCCAATGGAATTCAACGCACTCCTGCCAATTAAAAAATCATTAGAAGGAAACATTGAAATACCGGGACTTCGTATGTTTAGCAAAACAAGAGCACTCCCTCTATCAGCATGGCTGAGCGGTTTAGAACCAGTAAGATTATTAGTTGAAAATAACCAGTTGCTTTTAGAGTCAGGTCAAGAGTCTCTATGGCTTGTTACAGATATGAGCAAAGACTACGCTGAAAAGGTAAAGGATAGTTTAATTAATGGCAAAGCAAATGCTGACGGAATTCAATTTATAGCAATTCAAACTTCACCCGAAGAAGAAAGCTTTACTGGCTTTTGGATGCTTAAAGATATAGACCTAATCTGA
- a CDS encoding S1 RNA-binding domain-containing protein translates to MAGSGNPQPKRPNPPRQEQSDLRKPLQVMHISRKEERQDIDNLKKVEESRQKSSTISKGAKQPLSPNTSKPSENIAQNNQTAFDQEYEEGLSMGDLLAQERDSSKNNSTPFESDGFLERSVDDFDFDEGEFLAALDENEPVGNTGETAKGSVIGVESDGVYVDIGGKAPGFMPKSECGLGVITNLKERFPKGLEVEVLVTREQNADGMVTISCRALALRKSWDKVIQLAKEAKVVEVKLNGFNRGGVTCDLEGLRGFIPRSQLNQGDDHESLVGKTINVAFIEVSPDNRKLILSEKKAATAAKFAELEVGQLIEGKVISVKPYGFFVDLGGISGLLHQSMITNGSLRSLREVFNQGDNVKALITDLDPARGRIGLNTALLEGLPGELLIDKEKVLAEAEDRAKKAQGLFKPKEEEVK, encoded by the coding sequence ATGGCCGGTTCAGGAAACCCCCAACCTAAAAGACCTAACCCTCCTAGGCAAGAGCAGAGCGATCTGCGTAAGCCCTTGCAGGTAATGCATATTAGCCGTAAAGAAGAACGTCAAGATATTGACAATCTAAAAAAAGTTGAAGAATCCAGGCAAAAGTCTTCAACAATCTCAAAAGGCGCTAAACAGCCACTTTCTCCCAACACCAGCAAGCCTTCTGAAAATATTGCCCAAAATAATCAAACCGCATTTGATCAAGAGTATGAAGAAGGACTTTCAATGGGAGATCTTCTTGCTCAAGAAAGAGATTCCTCAAAAAATAATTCAACACCTTTTGAAAGTGATGGTTTCCTTGAAAGAAGCGTTGATGATTTTGATTTTGATGAAGGAGAATTCCTAGCTGCTCTTGATGAAAATGAACCTGTAGGGAATACAGGTGAAACAGCTAAAGGCTCAGTAATAGGTGTAGAGAGTGACGGCGTATATGTCGATATTGGGGGCAAAGCTCCTGGCTTCATGCCTAAAAGTGAATGCGGGCTTGGTGTTATCACTAATCTCAAAGAGCGCTTCCCTAAAGGCTTAGAGGTAGAAGTACTTGTAACACGAGAACAAAATGCAGATGGGATGGTTACCATTAGCTGCAGAGCATTGGCCCTTCGCAAAAGCTGGGACAAGGTCATTCAGCTTGCAAAAGAAGCAAAAGTTGTTGAAGTGAAACTAAATGGATTTAATCGGGGAGGAGTAACATGTGACCTTGAAGGTCTTAGGGGTTTTATTCCTAGATCACAACTTAATCAAGGAGATGACCATGAATCTCTTGTTGGTAAAACAATTAATGTAGCTTTTATTGAAGTCAGCCCAGACAATAGAAAGCTTATCCTCTCAGAAAAAAAAGCCGCTACTGCAGCTAAATTTGCTGAACTTGAAGTGGGACAACTTATAGAAGGAAAGGTTATATCGGTTAAACCATATGGATTTTTTGTTGACTTAGGAGGGATTAGCGGTCTTTTGCATCAATCAATGATCACAAATGGAAGTCTCAGATCACTGAGAGAGGTATTTAATCAAGGCGATAATGTCAAAGCGCTAATAACTGATCTGGACCCAGCCAGAGGGAGAATTGGATTAAATACTGCACTGCTCGAAGGTCTCCCAGGAGAGTTGCTCATAGACAAAGAAAAAGTTTTAGCTGAAGCAGAAGATCGCGCCAAAAAAGCTCAAGGTCTTTTTAAGCCAAAAGAAGAAGAGGTCAAATAA
- a CDS encoding creatininase family protein codes for MEVISITSNSRNLAFLSWPEASEAASKEGSTLVWPFGACEQHGPHLPLITDTLFAESILKEVFDCLPNDLPIWSLPSQSIGFSPEHLSFPGTLSLSGDLMLKMISEVGKQLSEMGFQRLVFFNAHGGQIGLLQAIARELRVQCPSMAVLPCFLWSGIDSLKDLIPHKEVEQGLHAALAETSLMLSLNSDLVGEARPFDGDMDVFDKKRILPPEGWSLEGAAPCAWLTQDLSKTGVVGDSRGSTPELGNQLRKKLVEHWIKLFLNLLDSNWPPIDHQK; via the coding sequence TTGGAGGTTATTTCTATCACTTCTAATTCACGTAATTTAGCTTTCCTTTCTTGGCCAGAAGCTTCTGAAGCTGCATCGAAAGAGGGTTCTACATTGGTTTGGCCTTTCGGTGCATGCGAACAACATGGGCCTCATTTGCCTTTGATTACAGATACTTTGTTTGCAGAAAGTATTTTGAAAGAGGTTTTTGATTGTTTGCCTAATGATTTGCCAATTTGGTCGTTGCCTTCTCAATCAATAGGGTTTTCACCTGAGCATCTTAGTTTTCCGGGAACACTTTCTTTGTCAGGGGATTTGATGCTCAAAATGATTAGCGAAGTTGGAAAACAGTTGTCAGAGATGGGGTTTCAAAGACTTGTTTTTTTTAATGCTCATGGAGGACAAATAGGCCTTTTACAAGCAATTGCAAGAGAACTTAGAGTTCAATGTCCTTCTATGGCTGTGTTGCCATGCTTCTTATGGAGTGGAATTGATTCTTTAAAAGATTTAATTCCTCATAAAGAAGTTGAGCAAGGATTGCATGCAGCTTTAGCAGAGACAAGCTTAATGCTTTCTTTAAATTCTGATTTAGTAGGAGAAGCAAGACCTTTTGATGGTGATATGGATGTGTTCGATAAAAAAAGGATTTTGCCTCCTGAAGGTTGGAGCCTAGAAGGGGCTGCCCCTTGCGCATGGCTTACGCAAGATCTAAGCAAGACAGGCGTTGTGGGCGATAGTCGAGGGTCAACACCTGAGCTGGGGAATCAGTTAAGAAAAAAATTAGTTGAGCATTGGATTAAGTTGTTTTTGAATCTTTTGGACAGCAACTGGCCACCAATTGATCATCAAAAATAA
- a CDS encoding aldehyde oxygenase (deformylating) codes for MQTLTNQVASADELDNLPDFSSSQYKDAYSRINAIVIEGEKEAHDNYMSIGTLIPDKADELKKLAVMELKHMRGFTACGKNLGVKADIPFAEKFFSPLHGNFQKAFKEENLTTCFLIQAILIEAFAISAYHVYIRVADPFAKKITENVVKDEYLHLNYGQQWLKANLDTCKEELMKANKENLPLIKSMLDQVADDACSLSMDKEELMEEFMIAYQDSLLEIGLDSREIARMALAALV; via the coding sequence ATGCAGACCTTAACTAATCAGGTTGCTAGTGCTGATGAATTGGATAATTTGCCAGACTTTTCATCTTCTCAGTACAAAGATGCTTATAGCAGAATCAATGCAATTGTTATTGAGGGAGAGAAGGAGGCTCATGATAATTACATGTCTATCGGCACTCTCATACCAGACAAGGCAGATGAATTAAAGAAGCTTGCAGTTATGGAGTTAAAGCATATGAGAGGTTTTACTGCTTGCGGTAAAAATCTTGGAGTAAAAGCTGATATTCCTTTTGCAGAGAAATTCTTTTCTCCTTTACATGGTAATTTTCAAAAGGCTTTTAAAGAAGAAAATTTAACTACTTGCTTTCTTATTCAAGCCATTCTTATCGAAGCTTTCGCAATATCTGCTTATCACGTTTATATAAGAGTTGCAGATCCTTTTGCCAAAAAGATCACAGAAAATGTTGTGAAGGATGAATATCTTCATCTGAACTATGGTCAGCAATGGTTAAAAGCAAACCTAGACACTTGTAAAGAAGAGTTGATGAAGGCCAACAAGGAAAACTTGCCTCTTATTAAGTCAATGCTTGATCAAGTTGCTGATGATGCATGTTCACTTTCAATGGATAAGGAAGAGTTGATGGAAGAATTTATGATTGCCTATCAAGATTCTCTTTTAGAGATTGGCCTTGATTCTAGGGAAATTGCTCGTATGGCTTTAGCTGCGCTTGTCTAA
- a CDS encoding long-chain acyl-[acyl-carrier-protein] reductase has translation MFGLIGHSTSFKDARQKAMDLGYDHIAEGDLDVWCSAPPQLVEHVKVVSAIGKTIEGAYIDSCFVPEMLSRFKTARRKVLNAMELAQKKGINITALGGFTSIIFENFNLLENKQVRNTTLDWERFTTGNTHTAWVICRQLEINAPLLGIDLQKARVAVVGATGDIGSAVCRWLSQRTGVSELLLVARQQQPLKDLQKDLGGGRVLRLEEALPEADAVIWVASLPKNLQIDKSKLRKPCLMIDGGYPKNLDEKFSGSGIHVLKGGIVEFFEDIGWNMMEIAEMDVPQRQMFACFAEAMLLEFENCHTNFSWGRNNITLEKMDFIGEASLRHGFSVLRLQPNNLQAAFA, from the coding sequence ATGTTTGGATTGATCGGCCACTCAACAAGTTTTAAAGATGCCAGGCAAAAGGCTATGGATTTAGGATATGACCATATTGCTGAAGGTGATCTGGATGTTTGGTGTAGTGCTCCGCCTCAGCTTGTTGAGCATGTAAAAGTTGTTAGTGCAATTGGTAAAACTATTGAGGGAGCATATATCGATTCATGTTTTGTTCCAGAAATGTTATCTCGATTTAAAACTGCTCGAAGAAAAGTGCTTAATGCAATGGAACTAGCCCAAAAAAAAGGAATAAACATTACTGCTCTAGGCGGGTTTACTTCGATTATTTTCGAGAATTTTAATCTTCTTGAGAACAAGCAGGTCCGAAATACTACTCTCGATTGGGAACGCTTCACTACCGGCAATACACATACTGCTTGGGTTATATGCCGCCAATTAGAGATTAATGCTCCTTTGCTTGGGATTGATCTTCAGAAGGCTCGTGTAGCAGTTGTTGGAGCTACTGGGGATATCGGCAGTGCAGTTTGTAGATGGCTTTCTCAAAGGACAGGCGTAAGTGAGCTTCTTTTGGTCGCAAGACAACAGCAACCTCTTAAAGATTTGCAGAAAGACCTTGGAGGAGGAAGAGTGCTTAGATTGGAGGAGGCTCTCCCTGAAGCGGATGCTGTGATATGGGTTGCCAGCTTGCCTAAAAATCTTCAAATTGATAAGTCTAAACTTCGTAAGCCTTGCCTAATGATTGACGGCGGGTACCCCAAAAACCTTGATGAGAAATTTTCTGGGTCAGGGATTCATGTATTGAAGGGAGGAATTGTTGAGTTCTTTGAAGATATTGGTTGGAATATGATGGAAATAGCAGAGATGGATGTTCCTCAAAGGCAAATGTTTGCTTGTTTTGCTGAGGCAATGCTTTTGGAATTTGAGAATTGCCATACCAATTTTAGCTGGGGTAGGAATAACATTACTTTGGAAAAAATGGATTTTATAGGTGAAGCTTCTTTAAGGCATGGGTTTTCAGTGCTTAGGCTTCAACCTAATAATCTTCAGGCAGCTTTTGCTTGA